The following proteins come from a genomic window of Vanessa tameamea isolate UH-Manoa-2023 chromosome 6, ilVanTame1 primary haplotype, whole genome shotgun sequence:
- the LOC113396365 gene encoding protein amnionless encodes MYSTTFFIILNYISISLSAKVTWLPNTSFNLPNNFKDGKLPCSKQTVIFPESLANAIQIESGTSVGGFVLPLEGELILAEGLIELGPFADVNCTSESNSYYTEKSISLWAQPDVWTSTKFNKATPDAERVPCFDDVAEFPSNTDFTVILPDETQRIQGIKINGENLDTVQFKDYVTKQSDQTQQFVLNKNEDTGIVIGRGHCTSLAGCPCQNNILSIDCSAKFCPIPSCINPVQPIGHCCKICGGIIAFDIDRSFDITTFKEQVGRTIDSFGENSLIYHVGRLPPNKVQLVVVDKNEYSGTSAEVVNTIAYNMEKHIVHQMQISGSPLYRSGLGGKIFVSMFFTVILVMVGIYIYYYRLPEIRFPFIGRSHPSFFSRFDRRTESVVSLTRRDSVAPIGSSIGTAFRNPLYDSKRKNLIEESVMEE; translated from the coding sequence ATGTATTCGActacgttttttattattttaaattatatttcaatttctcTTAGTGCGAAAGTGACATGGTTACCTAATACGAGCTTCAATTTGCCGAATAATTTTAAGGATGGCAAACTACCTTGTTCAAAACAAACAGTTATATTCCCAGAAAGTCTTGCTAACGCGATCCAAATAGAGTCTGGTACATCAGTGGGCGGATTTGTATTACCACTGGAAGGAGAACTGATTTTAGCTGAAGGCTTAATTGAACTTGGACCTTTTGCAGATGTAAATTGTACGAGTGAAAGCAACTCGTATTATACGGAGAAGTCTATCTCACTTTGGGCTCAACCAGATGTGTGGACCTCGACTAAATTTAATAAGGCAACTCCAGATGCTGAAAGGGTTCCTTGTTTTGATGATGTAGCTGAATTTCCAAGCAATACtgattttacagttattttaccAGATGAGACTCAGAGAATTCAAGGAATCAAAATAAATGGTGAAAATTTGGATACAGTGCAATTTAAAGATTACGTCACAAAACAGTCAGATCAAACTCAGCAGTTTGTTCTGAATAAAAACGAAGACACTGGAATTGTTATAGGACGAGGTCATTGCACGTCACTGGCAGGATGTCcatgtcaaaataatattttgtcaattgATTGCTCAGCAAAATTTTGCCCTATACCTTCCTGTATTAATCCTGTTCAACCTATTGGACATTGTTGTAAGATATGCGGAGGCATTATAGCTTTTGATATCGATCGAAGTTTTGATATAACAACATTTAAAGAGCAAGTGGGAAGAACGATCGATAGTTTTGGAGAAAACAGTTTGATTTATCACGTTGGAAGACTTCCACCAAATAAAGTGCAGCTCGTTGTCGTCGACAAGAATGAATATAGTGGAACTAGTGCTGAAGTCGTTAATACTATTGCTTATAACATGGAGAAACACATAGTTCATCAGATGCAGATTAGTGGGAGCCCTCTTTACAGATCAGGCCTGGGAGGAAAGATATTTGTGTCAATGTTTTTTACAGTCATTTTAGTAATGGTCGGTATATACATTTACTATTATAGATTACCAGAAATTAGATTCCCATTTATAGGGCGAAGTCACCCCAGCTTTTTTTCAAGGTTTGATCGTAGAACTGAGAGTGTGGTTTCTTTGACTAGAAGAGATTCAGTTGCACCAATAGGATCTAGCATAGGTACTGCCTTTAGGAATCCGTTATATGACTCAAAAAGgaagaatttaattgaagagTCAGTTATGGAGGAATAG